Sequence from the Rutidosis leptorrhynchoides isolate AG116_Rl617_1_P2 chromosome 3, CSIRO_AGI_Rlap_v1, whole genome shotgun sequence genome:
GGCGTCAGGTTCACTAAAAACAACACCCCCCTTGACAACAGCTCCGTTGTCCCCTACAACAGGTACCTGTTACTAAAATACAATGCCCATATCAACGTTGAGTGGTGTAATCGATCTCGGGCAATAAAATACTTATTCAAATATTTAAACAAGGGCCCTGATCGAGCAACAATTGTCATCCAAGAAAATCTAATTCCGGGTGATGAGTCCAGTGGAGACAAGGTTATTGATGTTGATGAGATAAAAAATTATCTAGATTGCCGTTATTTATCCCCCTGCGAGGCTGTTTGGAGACTGTTTTCGTTCGACATCCACTACTCTAAACCATCCGTCATTAAGCTGTCATACCACCTGCCAAATCAGCAATCGATCACTCTCCATGACTCACAAAAACTGCCTGCACTTTTACAAAGGGAAAGTATTAAAGAGACGATGTTCACCCAATGGTTTGAATTGAACAAGCAAGATGAGTTTGCACGTACCCTGACTTATGCAAAAATCCCTACACATTATGTATGGAATCAAGATGCTAAAATATGGAGCCCGAGAAAACTTAGAACCTGCATCGGTCGCATTGTCTACTCAAACCCTGCATCGGGGGAACGTTACTACCTGCGTATGTTACTAAATATAGTTAAGGGCCCCCGGTGTTTTGAAGAACTACGTACAGTGAACGGTGTTTTGCACCGAACGTTTAAAGACGCGTGCTTTGCATATGGGTTAGTAAATGACGACAAGGAATGGACCGAGGCTATCTCAGAAGCAAAAATATGGGCTACGGGTTCACAGCTACGTGAGTTATTTGTTACTATGTTACTCTTTTGTAACATAAGCAAACCGCTTCAACTATGGGAATCAAGTTGGGAGGCTTTGTCAGACGACATCTTGCATAAAAGAAGGAAACTATTTAACTTCCCTGATCTAATTCTGACAGAATCCCAAATTAAAAATTATTGTCTGTTGGAATTACAAGCCTTATTAAATAGAAATGGCAAGTCCCTGGATGATTACCCCGACCTACCACAGCCCGATCCATCTATGCTAACCCAAATGGACAACCGTTTAATTCGGGAGGAGCTAAACTACAATATAAAAGAAATGCACCTGCTCCATGAAAACCTGTTCCGTTCACTCAATCCCGAACAACTAACGATATATCAACGGGTTATAGATGCAGTTACTACAAAAAAAGGAGGCCTCTTTTTCTTATACGGTCCCGGGGGGACTGGCAAAACATTCCTGTATAATACCGTTCTCGCAAAACTAAGATCAGAAAGGCTGATTGTTCTCGCAGTTGCATCCTCAGGTACGTACATTACTTGGGTTTTTTTTTAGGCATTACATTATCATAAATATTTACCACAAACAGTGACTTTCATTTCATGAAAACTTAATAACAAGCCTCCTGTCTCAACAACAGGTATTGCATCTCTCCTATTGCCCGGCGGCCGGACTGCCCATAGCCGATTTGTGATCCCCCTAGAACTTATGGAAAACAGTACATGTGGAATTAAACAAAAAACACACCTAGCGGCGCTTATCCAAGAGGTTAGCTTAATTATTTGGGATGAGGCTCCCATGACGCAGCGACACGCTTTCGAAGCGTTAGATAAAACATTAAGAGATATTTTAGGagctaaagatgatgcaaacaggtTTAAGTTATTCGGCGGAATGCCTATCTTATTGGGCGGCGACTTCAGACAAATACTCCCCGTTGTTACAAAAGGTAAAAGACAAGAGGTCGTCCACGCGTGCATCAATAGATCAGATTTATGGGAGCATTGCGAGCTTCATACACTTTCGCGTATTATGCGGGTCAACGAACACACAGTCGATGGTCAAATTGATGCCCGCAAACGCACTTTCAACCAATGGGTTCTAGATATAGGTGAAGGGAAGGTCCCCGCATTGTGTAAAGatggagaggatgaaccaacctggATACGCATCCCCGCTGAATTCATTGTCAAATCTGACAAACCCCCCATTGAGGCAATTGTAGACACAATATTCCCAAACTTCATTAGTAGCCAAGAAGATGAAGATTATCTGCGTGAAAGGGCAATTTTGACCCCTAGAAATGACGATGCTGCTGAAATCAATAAACATATGTTCAAAAAATTGCAAGGTGCAAAGATGACGTTTAAAAGCTCGGATGAAATTTGCAAGGGCTCAACCGACAACATCGACCAACACTATTCATACCCGGTTGAATTCTTAAACAAGCTAAATTTCCCCGGCGTACCCCCACACAAACTGAAACTCAAAATTGGACAGCCAGTCATGCTACTACGCAATCTCAGCCCTAGCACAGGGATGTGTAATGGCACACGCCTCATCATAACCGACTTTACCAAGTTTGTCCTTCACGCTAGAATCATCACTGGATCACATATAGGGAAAATGGTCATAATCCCTAGAATAGTCCTTACTTCAACAGAAAAAAAATGGCCCTTTGTCATGCAGCGAATCCAGTTCCCAGTGCGGCCATGTTATGCGATGACGATAAACAAAAGTCAAGGGCAATCGTTGAAATTAGTAGGCCTATACCTCCCTAAACCTGTATTCAGCCACGGTCAATTGTATGTAGCTCTCTCACGCGTAACCGACCCCGATGGCCTGAAAATCGTGATGATGGATGACAGTTCTGATTGTTTAAAGGACCACACAAGAAATATCGTATACAAGGAAACGTTCAACAACTTAAACCACCAACTATAACGGTAACACTTAAGCCTACTTATAATTTCGATTTTAATTGAATATTATCACTTTATTTTTCTTAACCCTAATTAGCAGTAACCTCCTTACACACAACATTCACACACTATAATTCTAAAAACTCGGAACCTAACTGGTGCTGGAATGCCGATTTCCCATACCTTATATTTTTAACTAAAAAACCTTTTGCAGGAAACCCGCGCCTCCGTGTTAACAGGCACAATGCAAATTATATCCGGCCCGTTACTTCCTTTTACATAAGGTACACTTTCATCTATTTTCATAAATGTTAACAATGTGCTGACATTCAAGGTATAAAGACCCTGCTAATCTGTTTACAATTGTGATTTTGTATGTTGGAAGATAGTGTAATTTTTTATGGATGTTATCATTATTGATAGGGGTAGATTCAAGATAATGACTTTTGTATACTGATTCTAAATCTTTTTACTGTTAGCATTACTTATAGCATTCTTTATGCAACTTTTTTTTTAAAGTATATAGTCGCTATATCTTATGTGTCGGGTAGTAATGTAAGTTTCCATTCATTTCGGAATTCATGATACAATAACTGTGATACATACAATAACTGTGATACAGACTTCATCCATTGTAGAAAAGTCACCTGATTAATTTCATAAAATGGGAATCATTGCAGGCATTAGATTTACATGATTGCAGAAGGGAGACAAGTTGGAGTAAGACTTTTGTTTAGCTTAGTTAATAACATACAAGCTTATGGTGGAAAAACTCAATATGTAAAATGGGCATGGGATGAAGGTGACTCTTTGTCTGGCCCTTAGCCTGAATTTTATTACTTTTCATCTTCACACAATATTTCATTCACTTGCATACATTGTAGTTTTAACAAGTCGCTCAACTGCAGGTCAGCTCCTTTTGAACAGCCAGGAAAGTACCCACCGCCTGATCATTGGAGTCACCTACTTATGAATACAACAATGCTGCAACATAATGCTCAGTTCATGGATCTTCCTTGCAAATTTTCATTTTACAGTTATGTTTActcatgtgtatgtgtatgtgtacgGACTCGACTTAATAATTGGTTCATTTATATTTTACTTTGTCCACTACATTTTTGGATAAAATCTCTAGCACAATGTTGCACGTTTAACCGCCTTGCAACAAAACCTCCACTTTTACAGCAAAAACCACACCCTCCTGGACCCAGCCTTCAAGCCATGGCACAACCGAACGTAACACATCAACCGTTATCCtcttcgtgcaacgcacgggcaataAACCTAGTATTACTAAATACTGACTCCAAACAAAATAAATTATTAGAGTTTTTAACTTCATATACCcttcttaacttttaaaatcacatATACATACCCACTTACATAAATTAATAGTATCATATATGCCCATTACTAACATTTGAAAAAGCATATTTACCCATATAAACTAATAATATCATATGCAATTTGAGAGGTTTCTTTTACAAGAAGATTTTTGG
This genomic interval carries:
- the LOC139901342 gene encoding uncharacterized protein gives rise to the protein MREYYCYRIQQRESEGTTILRGGRLFQQYLVDAYTAVEEQRLKWLRHHQNELRLDLYSNVCDAVTRGDTSATSIGKRIILPSSHTGSPRYMVQNYQDAMALCREYDNPDLFITFTSNPRWPEVDTMISYIDGQKSADRPDIVARVFKMKLDDLMADIMKKQIFGTCQAGIHIIEFQKRGLPHVHMLIWLISAHKCKTPAAIDDIITAEIPSEKDDPEGFRAVTEYMLHGPCGGVHMNAPCIIDRQCSKHFPKPYCTETTIDEEGYANYRRRNNGVRFTKNNTPLDNSSVVPYNRYLLLKYNAHINVEWCNRSRAIKYLFKYLNKGPDRATIVIQENLIPGDESSGDKVIDVDEIKNYLDCRYLSPCEAVWRLFSFDIHYSKPSVIKLSYHLPNQQSITLHDSQKLPALLQRESIKETMFTQWFELNKQDEFARTLTYAKIPTHYVWNQDAKIWSPRKLRTCIGRIVYSNPASGERYYLRMLLNIVKGPRCFEELRTVNGVLHRTFKDACFAYGLVNDDKEWTEAISEAKIWATGSQLRELFVTMLLFCNISKPLQLWESSWEALSDDILHKRRKLFNFPDLILTESQIKNYCLLELQALLNRNGKSLDDYPDLPQPDPSMLTQMDNRLIREELNYNIKEMHLLHENLFRSLNPEQLTIYQRVIDAVTTKKGGLFFLYGPGGTGKTFLYNTVLAKLRSERLIVLAVASSGIASLLLPGGRTAHSRFVIPLELMENSTCGIKQKTHLAALIQEVSLIIWDEAPMTQRHAFEALDKTLRDILGAKDDANRFKLFGGMPILLGGDFRQILPVVTKGKRQEVVHACINRSDLWEHCELHTLSRIMRVNEHTVDGQIDARKRTFNQWVLDIGEGKVPALCKDGEDEPTWIRIPAEFIVKSDKPPIEAIVDTIFPNFISSQEDEDYLRERAILTPRNDDAAEINKHMFKKLQGAKMTFKSSDEICKGSTDNIDQHYSYPVEFLNKLNFPGVPPHKLKLKIGQPVMLLRNLSPSTGMCNGTRLIITDFTKFVLHARIITGSHIGKMVIIPRIVLTSTEKKWPFVMQRIQFPVRPCYAMTINKSQGQSLKLVGLYLPKPVFSHGQLYVALSRVTDPDGLKIVMMDDRNPRLRVNRHNANYIRPVTSFYIRSAPFEQPGKYPPPDHWSHLLMNTTMLQHNAQFMDLPCKFSFYSYVYSCHNVARLTALQQNLHFYSKNHTLLDPAFKPWHNRT